One genomic window of Leptolyngbya sp. NIES-3755 includes the following:
- a CDS encoding MerR family transcriptional regulator (similar to AA sequence:cyanobase_aa:LBDG_25980), with the protein MLIQEETKLIGSVAKESGVPIKTIRYYEELGLLKTTGRTEGGFRFIR; encoded by the coding sequence ATGTTGATTCAAGAAGAGACAAAACTAATTGGTTCCGTTGCTAAAGAAAGCGGTGTTCCGATCAAAACGATTCGCTACTATGAGGAGCTAGGCTTACTCAAAACAACGGGCAGAACCGAAGGCGGATTTAGATTTATTAGATGA
- a CDS encoding unknown protein (similar to AA sequence:cyanobase_aa:alr7636) → MTQKHWIFSSLASFGLLLGVSSTSVAQMPHDQMQPSGTEQTNRFRRIDQPLWLKGAVTAGGIGLIGAELWWFLFSKSKSRKADLTQGIQEATITVDGGYEPNQVVVKAGQPVRLSFDRRDPSSCLEAVRIPDFHIAKDLPLNQVTAIEFTPDQPGEYTFTCGMNMFRGVVKAE, encoded by the coding sequence ATGACTCAGAAACACTGGATTTTCAGCAGTTTAGCAAGTTTTGGATTACTGCTAGGCGTTTCTAGCACCTCCGTTGCACAAATGCCCCACGATCAGATGCAACCTTCTGGAACTGAGCAGACGAATCGCTTTCGTCGCATTGATCAACCGCTCTGGTTAAAGGGCGCTGTAACCGCAGGTGGAATTGGCTTAATCGGCGCAGAACTTTGGTGGTTCTTGTTCAGTAAATCCAAGTCCCGTAAAGCGGATCTGACTCAGGGGATTCAAGAAGCCACAATTACAGTGGATGGCGGCTACGAGCCGAATCAGGTCGTCGTCAAGGCAGGGCAACCTGTGCGATTGAGTTTCGATCGACGTGATCCGAGTAGCTGTCTAGAAGCGGTGCGAATCCCAGATTTTCACATTGCCAAAGATTTGCCGCTCAATCAAGTGACTGCGATCGAATTTACGCCAGATCAGCCCGGTGAGTATACTTTTACCTGCGGCATGAATATGTTTCGAGGAGTTGTGAAAGCGGAATAG
- a CDS encoding peptidase domain protein (similar to AA sequence:cyanobase_aa:PCC7424_1707), with protein MFHSNGSASTLTSDPLSLTSNGLATATPLTIDPLTTSNLALRTLKSAASDVYAAVSAAPDESAARFDVRYLQETIGHHMMAIDMAELALDRAVNDDLRTLAQNIVDTQTEQRETMQTWLKDWYGFDFEPEMNPGEERMIKELSVMRGAEFEINFMQQMTMHHMAGINDAVPCTAEAGHTELKGLCNDIASAQTREAEQMQQWLRDRYQTGVDMIGVSPDADTEGGIANGSFERGNFTGWSAVGHADIQTLDYGVFPTDGAFQALISTESETVRGIDLEPMLGLKTGTLSTIHSGDISEGSALQLTFDAQAGDTLTFDWNFLTNELESTLVGSNNDFAFATLQSIGSNQQPLVKELADIHETPNTSRTMITNESGYQTFSQRIDTSGTYTLNIGAVNIGDVLFDSNLLVDNFKLTSAT; from the coding sequence ATGTTTCACAGCAACGGTTCAGCATCAACCTTGACTTCAGATCCACTCTCGTTAACTTCTAATGGGCTTGCTACTGCCACACCTCTCACAATTGATCCCTTGACAACATCGAATCTAGCATTGCGTACCTTAAAATCTGCTGCTTCTGATGTTTATGCTGCTGTATCTGCTGCACCCGATGAATCAGCCGCCCGATTTGACGTTCGCTACCTACAAGAAACAATCGGTCATCATATGATGGCGATCGACATGGCAGAACTTGCGCTGGATCGAGCAGTAAATGATGATTTACGAACGCTGGCTCAAAATATCGTTGATACTCAAACTGAGCAACGCGAAACGATGCAGACCTGGTTGAAAGACTGGTACGGGTTTGATTTTGAGCCAGAAATGAACCCAGGCGAGGAGCGCATGATTAAAGAACTGTCGGTCATGCGGGGGGCGGAGTTCGAGATCAACTTCATGCAGCAAATGACGATGCACCATATGGCAGGCATTAATGATGCAGTTCCCTGTACAGCAGAAGCTGGACACACCGAATTGAAAGGACTCTGCAATGACATTGCTTCTGCCCAAACGCGCGAAGCTGAACAGATGCAGCAGTGGCTTCGCGATCGCTACCAAACCGGGGTAGACATGATTGGGGTTTCCCCAGATGCTGATACTGAGGGCGGAATTGCCAACGGCAGCTTTGAGCGCGGCAACTTCACCGGATGGTCTGCCGTCGGTCATGCTGATATTCAAACGCTGGATTATGGCGTGTTCCCGACCGATGGAGCATTTCAGGCTCTGATTAGTACTGAATCTGAAACGGTTCGCGGCATTGACCTAGAGCCGATGCTGGGACTGAAGACAGGAACTCTGTCAACGATTCATAGCGGAGACATTAGTGAAGGATCTGCTCTCCAACTTACGTTTGATGCTCAGGCGGGAGATACCTTGACATTTGACTGGAATTTTCTCACCAACGAGTTAGAGTCTACATTGGTAGGTTCCAACAATGACTTCGCTTTCGCAACGCTTCAGTCGATCGGTAGTAATCAGCAACCTTTAGTCAAAGAACTGGCTGATATTCATGAAACCCCCAATACTTCTCGAACAATGATTACGAATGAATCAGGGTATCAAACGTTTTCTCAACGCATCGATACTTCTGGAACCTACACGTTAAACATTGGTGCTGTGAATATAGGCGATGTTTTGTTTGACTCTAACCTGCTGGTTGACAACTTCAAACTTACTTCTGCTACCTAA
- a CDS encoding heavy metal transport protein (similar to AA sequence:cyanobase_aa:LBDG_26010): protein MTLQITVPNMACSACSDTITQAVKAIDPNAQIKADPKTKLVDIETQAAEAEVKQAITAAGYTVA, encoded by the coding sequence ATGACACTTCAAATTACCGTTCCGAACATGGCTTGCTCCGCTTGCAGCGACACAATTACCCAAGCGGTTAAAGCGATCGATCCCAATGCTCAAATCAAAGCTGATCCCAAAACAAAATTAGTCGATATCGAAACGCAAGCTGCCGAAGCCGAGGTGAAACAAGCCATTACTGCCGCAGGATATACCGTTGCCTGA
- a CDS encoding hypothetical protein (similar to AA sequence:cyanobase_aa:Npun_R3098) — translation MIAQNSDPYFLTPHALNSKHPLLIFLPGMDETGQELLYLETQSLEAGFDVRCLVIPPQNFMSWEQLTESTIALIQTELENSPQQTVYLCGESLGGCLALKLIERAPQLFDRLILVNSASSFHRVAWLNQSSRLLSWTPPLLYKFSPIVILGLTSALTRIPIARLRILWKAAQAAPKETAVYRLSQLSQFWIDETRLHQFTHPALLIASQADRLLPSVAEAQRLSRIFPKAQVVILSHSGHTCLVEPAVNLYKILQAEHFAT, via the coding sequence ATGATTGCACAAAACAGTGATCCTTATTTTCTGACTCCTCATGCTTTAAATTCAAAGCATCCGTTGCTGATTTTTCTGCCTGGGATGGATGAGACGGGTCAAGAGTTGCTTTACCTTGAAACCCAAAGTTTAGAAGCTGGATTCGATGTGCGGTGTCTGGTCATTCCACCGCAGAATTTTATGAGCTGGGAGCAACTTACTGAAAGCACGATCGCGCTCATTCAAACAGAGCTAGAAAATTCGCCGCAACAGACAGTTTATCTTTGTGGTGAATCGTTGGGAGGATGTCTCGCGTTAAAGTTAATTGAACGCGCTCCACAGCTATTCGATCGACTAATTCTAGTAAACTCCGCTTCTTCGTTTCACCGAGTCGCTTGGCTGAATCAAAGTTCACGGCTGCTTTCCTGGACACCGCCATTACTCTACAAGTTTTCTCCGATCGTCATTCTGGGATTGACCTCTGCGCTAACCCGGATTCCGATCGCGAGGCTGCGAATTCTTTGGAAAGCTGCCCAAGCCGCACCGAAAGAAACGGCGGTATATCGGCTGTCGCAACTCAGTCAGTTTTGGATCGATGAAACTCGACTTCATCAATTTACCCATCCGGCTTTGCTGATCGCGAGTCAGGCTGATCGCCTGTTGCCGTCTGTTGCAGAAGCTCAACGTTTGAGCAGGATTTTTCCAAAGGCTCAAGTGGTCATTCTGTCTCATAGTGGTCATACTTGCCTAGTTGAACCAGCCGTTAATCTATACAAAATTCTACAAGCTGAACACTTTGCTACTTGA
- a CDS encoding cation-transporting ATPase (similar to AA sequence:cyanobase_aa:alr7635) has protein sequence METNTLKLQGMSCASCARSVEDAIRSVPGVAEVNVNFGAEQASLQYDPKRTNLEQIQSAIVDAGYGSYSLQDQEFITDESDAEQTARLREFRHLRTKVIVSGIISAILVIGSLPMMLGLPIPFIPTWLHNSWFQLVLSTPVLFWAGREFFINAWKALKRHTATMDTLVALGTGAAYLYSVVATVFPGFFIAQGLNPDVYYEAANVIITLILLGRLLEMRARGQTSDAIRKLIGLQARDARIVRNGRELEVPIQEVQIDDIVIVRPGEKIPVDGEIVEGSSQIDESMVTGESVPAKKQIGDEVIGATINKTGSFRFRATRVGKDTVLAQIVQLVQQAQGSKAPIQRLADQVTGWFVPVVIAIAISTFLIWFNLMGNVTLALITTVGVLIIACPCALGLATPTSVMVGTGKGAENGILIKGAESLELAHQIETIVLDKTGTITEGKPTVTDFVTNVGSANELKLLKLAASIERNSEHPLAEAVVRYAQSQQVNLDNVQEFEAIAGSGVQGTVSNRLIQLGTQRWFTELGIETRSVQAEKDRLESLGKTVILIAVDSQLQGLMGISDALKPSSVQAVRSLQRLGLEVVMLTGDNQQTANAIAQEVGIQNVIAEVRPDQKAAVIESIQSGKFGKQSFTQTKSRRHPKSKIVAMVGDGINDAPALAQADVGIAIGTGTDVAIAASDITLISGDLQSIVTAIQLSRATIRNIRQNLFFAFIYNTLGIPIAAGILFPIFGWLLNPIIAGGAMAFSSVSVLTNALRLRNFKPKATL, from the coding sequence ATGGAAACCAATACGTTGAAATTACAGGGCATGAGCTGTGCATCCTGTGCCCGTAGCGTCGAAGATGCGATCCGATCGGTTCCCGGTGTCGCTGAAGTCAATGTGAACTTCGGAGCCGAGCAAGCAAGCCTTCAGTACGATCCCAAGCGCACGAATTTAGAGCAGATTCAGAGTGCGATCGTCGATGCGGGCTATGGCTCTTATTCGCTACAAGACCAGGAATTTATCACTGATGAAAGCGATGCCGAGCAAACGGCTCGATTGCGGGAGTTTCGGCATCTCAGAACCAAAGTCATTGTCTCAGGGATTATCAGCGCTATTTTAGTCATTGGCTCTTTGCCGATGATGCTCGGATTACCGATTCCATTTATCCCAACATGGCTGCATAATTCCTGGTTCCAGCTTGTTCTCTCAACGCCTGTATTGTTCTGGGCGGGGCGAGAGTTCTTCATCAATGCGTGGAAAGCACTGAAGCGTCATACTGCCACAATGGATACGTTAGTTGCTTTAGGGACAGGAGCCGCTTATCTTTATTCAGTTGTAGCAACGGTGTTTCCTGGCTTCTTTATTGCTCAGGGGTTAAATCCTGATGTCTACTATGAAGCGGCGAATGTAATCATCACTTTGATTTTGCTGGGTCGCTTGCTAGAAATGCGAGCGCGAGGACAAACCTCTGACGCGATTCGGAAATTGATTGGACTACAAGCACGAGATGCACGAATCGTTCGGAATGGTCGTGAATTGGAAGTGCCGATTCAGGAGGTTCAGATCGATGACATTGTGATTGTGCGTCCCGGTGAGAAAATTCCGGTAGATGGCGAGATTGTTGAGGGAAGTTCGCAGATCGATGAGTCGATGGTGACAGGCGAAAGCGTTCCTGCTAAAAAGCAAATTGGCGATGAAGTGATTGGAGCCACGATTAATAAAACCGGAAGCTTCAGATTTCGGGCTACAAGAGTTGGAAAAGACACCGTTCTGGCTCAGATTGTGCAACTCGTACAGCAAGCGCAAGGATCAAAAGCGCCGATTCAACGATTAGCCGATCAAGTGACAGGCTGGTTTGTGCCTGTGGTGATTGCGATCGCGATTTCTACCTTCCTCATCTGGTTTAACCTCATGGGCAATGTCACCCTAGCTCTGATCACTACGGTTGGTGTGTTAATCATTGCTTGCCCTTGTGCATTGGGACTCGCGACTCCAACGTCTGTGATGGTCGGAACCGGGAAAGGTGCGGAAAATGGCATCTTAATCAAAGGAGCCGAAAGCTTAGAACTCGCGCATCAGATCGAAACGATCGTCCTCGACAAAACTGGAACCATTACTGAAGGCAAACCAACGGTCACGGATTTCGTTACCAATGTCGGGTCTGCGAATGAACTCAAACTTCTGAAGTTAGCAGCATCGATCGAGCGAAACTCCGAGCATCCGTTAGCTGAAGCTGTAGTTCGATATGCTCAATCTCAACAAGTAAATTTAGATAATGTGCAGGAGTTTGAAGCGATTGCGGGTAGTGGAGTACAAGGAACTGTTTCAAATCGATTGATTCAACTTGGAACACAACGCTGGTTCACTGAGCTAGGAATCGAAACGAGATCGGTTCAAGCGGAAAAAGACCGATTAGAATCGCTTGGCAAAACCGTGATTCTGATTGCAGTGGATAGTCAACTTCAAGGTTTAATGGGTATCTCTGATGCGCTCAAACCTTCTTCGGTGCAAGCAGTACGATCGCTGCAACGTTTAGGACTCGAAGTGGTCATGCTAACCGGAGATAATCAGCAAACCGCAAACGCGATCGCGCAAGAAGTGGGCATCCAAAACGTGATTGCAGAAGTCCGACCGGATCAAAAAGCAGCCGTGATCGAATCGATTCAAAGTGGCAAATTTGGCAAGCAATCTTTCACCCAGACAAAATCTCGTCGCCATCCAAAATCAAAAATTGTGGCAATGGTCGGAGATGGGATTAATGATGCCCCTGCCTTAGCTCAAGCCGATGTGGGAATTGCGATCGGAACCGGAACCGATGTTGCGATCGCGGCGAGCGATATTACGTTAATCTCTGGTGATCTTCAAAGCATTGTGACTGCGATTCAACTCAGTCGCGCTACGATTCGGAACATTCGTCAAAATCTGTTCTTTGCATTTATCTACAACACATTAGGCATTCCGATCGCGGCTGGAATTTTGTTTCCAATCTTTGGCTGGTTGTTGAATCCCATTATTGCAGGGGGAGCAATGGCATTTAGTTCGGTGTCTGTTCTCACGAATGCGCTACGACTGCGAAACTTTAAACCTAAAGCAACCTTGTAG
- a CDS encoding hypothetical protein (similar to AA sequence:cyanobase_aa:alr7634), whose translation MTHQLTLTQVSEDMKQCIDLCLDCHSTCLNTIGYCLQKGGMHAEASHIKILMDCAQSCQNSADFMLRSSEFHAKVCGVCAEICDRCAQDCDRMGDDAQMKACAEICRRCAQSCRQMAMAMA comes from the coding sequence ATGACGCATCAACTTACCCTGACCCAAGTTAGCGAAGATATGAAACAGTGCATCGACCTCTGTTTAGATTGCCACAGTACTTGCCTGAACACGATCGGGTATTGTCTACAAAAAGGTGGAATGCACGCAGAAGCTTCCCACATCAAAATTCTGATGGACTGCGCTCAAAGCTGTCAAAACAGCGCTGATTTTATGCTACGGAGTTCTGAGTTCCATGCCAAGGTCTGCGGCGTTTGTGCCGAAATCTGCGATCGCTGTGCCCAAGATTGCGATCGTATGGGTGATGATGCTCAAATGAAAGCCTGTGCAGAAATCTGCCGCCGTTGTGCCCAGTCCTGCCGTCAAATGGCAATGGCAATGGCTTAG
- a CDS encoding putative transposase [ISY523a: - 968419] (similar to AA sequence:cyanobase_aa:sll1716): MSRKPYPTDVSDEEWVFVAPYLTLMSEDAPQREHSLREVFNGLRYVARSGGAWRLMPHDLPPWAAVYQQTQRWMKAGVFETMVHDLRELLRLLSGRNEQPSAVILDSRTLQSTLESGHRAGYDGGKRKKGSKVHIAVDTLGQLLALHVTPANEQDRHQVQVLVEQVQQVTGDNIEVAFVDQAYTGEPAAQAAEQQGVRLEVVKLPEAKKGFVLLPRRWVVERSFGWMSRFRRLVRDYERLAETLAGFHLVAFAMLMVKQFVELRFQSS, encoded by the coding sequence ATGAGTAGAAAGCCTTATCCCACAGATGTCAGCGACGAAGAATGGGTATTTGTCGCACCATACTTAACATTGATGAGCGAAGATGCACCGCAGCGCGAACACAGTCTGAGAGAAGTGTTTAACGGTTTACGATACGTGGCGAGAAGCGGAGGAGCGTGGCGACTAATGCCGCATGACTTGCCGCCGTGGGCAGCGGTGTACCAACAAACGCAGCGGTGGATGAAAGCAGGGGTGTTTGAAACGATGGTACATGACCTGCGCGAATTGTTACGGCTTCTGTCTGGACGCAACGAGCAACCGAGTGCCGTGATTCTAGATAGTCGCACCTTACAGTCTACGCTTGAGAGCGGACATCGAGCAGGGTACGACGGCGGGAAACGCAAGAAAGGCAGCAAAGTCCATATTGCGGTGGACACATTAGGGCAACTGTTAGCGTTGCACGTCACGCCTGCGAACGAGCAAGACCGTCACCAAGTCCAAGTTCTGGTTGAGCAAGTGCAACAAGTCACCGGAGACAACATAGAAGTGGCGTTTGTTGATCAAGCTTATACCGGAGAACCAGCGGCACAAGCGGCAGAACAGCAAGGAGTTCGATTGGAAGTCGTGAAACTGCCGGAAGCCAAGAAGGGCTTCGTGCTGCTTCCTCGTCGGTGGGTGGTCGAGCGTAGTTTTGGCTGGATGTCCCGGTTTCGGCGGTTAGTGCGAGATTATGAGCGTCTAGCTGAAACTTTAGCAGGGTTTCACCTGGTCGCGTTTGCGATGTTGATGGTCAAACAGTTTGTTGAACTTCGCTTTCAAAGTTCATAA
- a CDS encoding glutathione reductase (ab initio prediction:Prodigal:2.6;~similar to AA sequence:cyanobase_aa:NIES39_L00870), whose product MQFDYDLFVIGAGPGGLAASERAASYGAKVAIAEHDRVGGTCVIHGCIPEKLMVYAASFSQNYETAEAYGWGKVQDNFDWSKFQAAKDRDIEHLSEVHTQKLQKSGVELIKGHARFLDAHTLEVEGRKITADKVLIAVGGKAVKPDIPGIEYAITSREMFSLDQQPQRLAVIGSNQIPVKFAGIMNSLGSKVIQIVAEDEVLPTFDQDIRTTVQTDMVEQGIQILCQTRVEKIEKETAGFKLTLSGNNVPLIVDSIVWMTDRVPNTEGLALEKAGVNLTPRGTIQVDEQSRTTQTNVFAIGDCTDRPHWTPVATATGRAFADTEFGNHPHIISYDYIPVTVASYPEAATVGLSEAQARQKLGDSVRCYRKSFESLFYSLTQPEEKTLLKLVVDTHSDRIVGAHMVGQYASEIVQMMTPALKMGVTKASFDQSIGIHPSVAEEFFSLR is encoded by the coding sequence ATGCAGTTTGATTATGACCTCTTTGTCATTGGTGCAGGGCCGGGTGGGTTAGCTGCATCAGAGCGAGCCGCTAGCTATGGTGCTAAAGTTGCGATCGCAGAACACGATCGAGTAGGAGGCACCTGCGTAATTCACGGTTGCATTCCTGAAAAATTGATGGTCTACGCCGCTAGTTTCTCTCAGAACTACGAAACGGCTGAAGCTTACGGTTGGGGAAAGGTTCAAGATAACTTTGACTGGTCAAAATTTCAGGCAGCAAAAGATCGTGACATCGAGCATTTAAGCGAAGTACATACTCAAAAGCTGCAAAAATCGGGAGTAGAACTGATTAAAGGGCACGCTCGATTTCTAGACGCTCACACACTAGAGGTAGAAGGGCGCAAAATCACAGCAGACAAAGTTCTGATTGCAGTGGGCGGAAAAGCGGTAAAGCCTGATATTCCAGGAATCGAATACGCGATCACATCCCGTGAAATGTTTTCTCTCGATCAACAGCCTCAGCGTCTTGCAGTGATTGGGAGTAACCAAATCCCCGTGAAGTTTGCAGGGATAATGAACAGTTTAGGTTCCAAAGTGATTCAGATTGTTGCCGAAGATGAGGTTCTACCTACCTTTGACCAAGACATTCGTACAACGGTGCAGACTGATATGGTAGAGCAAGGAATTCAAATACTCTGCCAAACCCGCGTTGAAAAAATTGAGAAGGAAACAGCAGGATTCAAGCTGACGCTCTCTGGTAATAACGTTCCTTTGATAGTGGATAGCATTGTGTGGATGACCGATCGAGTTCCAAATACTGAAGGATTGGCGCTTGAGAAGGCTGGTGTTAACTTGACCCCACGAGGAACGATTCAAGTAGATGAGCAGAGTCGAACCACCCAGACAAATGTTTTTGCGATCGGCGACTGTACCGATCGACCGCACTGGACTCCGGTTGCGACTGCTACAGGTCGAGCATTTGCAGATACCGAATTTGGAAATCACCCTCACATTATCAGTTACGACTATATTCCGGTTACAGTTGCTTCCTATCCCGAAGCGGCAACCGTTGGTTTATCAGAAGCTCAGGCAAGGCAAAAACTAGGAGACTCCGTTCGCTGCTATCGCAAAAGTTTTGAGTCGCTGTTTTACAGTTTGACCCAACCCGAAGAAAAAACACTGCTTAAGTTAGTCGTTGATACTCATTCAGATCGAATTGTAGGCGCTCACATGGTAGGACAGTACGCCTCAGAAATCGTTCAAATGATGACTCCAGCTTTGAAAATGGGCGTAACGAAAGCGAGTTTTGATCAGTCGATCGGCATTCATCCATCGGTTGCTGAAGAATTTTTTAGTTTGCGTTAG
- a CDS encoding hypothetical protein (protein of unknown function DUF326;~similar to AA sequence:cyanobase_aa:PCC7424_0182): MPHQQHQSVIDAAVHCAYECEHCADQCLGNMADCARVCIDCAQSCWNSASYISRGSRFIPQILKSCIEICEACAQECEKHSDATHCQKCAEACRRAAEEYRKVANVAGIA, translated from the coding sequence ATGCCACACCAACAACACCAATCTGTCATTGATGCCGCAGTTCACTGTGCTTACGAATGCGAACATTGCGCTGACCAGTGTTTAGGCAATATGGCAGACTGCGCTAGGGTTTGTATTGACTGTGCCCAAAGCTGCTGGAATTCTGCATCTTACATCAGTCGTGGTTCACGCTTCATTCCTCAAATTCTTAAGTCTTGCATTGAAATTTGTGAAGCTTGTGCCCAAGAGTGTGAGAAGCACTCAGATGCTACACATTGCCAAAAGTGCGCTGAAGCTTGCCGTCGTGCAGCCGAAGAGTATCGCAAAGTGGCTAACGTTGCTGGCATAGCATGA
- a CDS encoding hypothetical protein (similar to AA sequence:cyanobase_aa:CT0395): protein MLNNVDFQVQFQTYNRLSTRFPDGSRQFQSGYGDTTIGLRVNFWGNDSGKTAFGIVTSVKFPTNQDGLGNNAIEGGVTLPFVVQLSERLNLGLQTAFTFNKNSVAPGYNVGFVNSASLGYQITPKLAAYGEIFTSITTERGSDLIATFDTGLTYLITENFQIDGGINIGLTKAADDLNPFIGFSARF, encoded by the coding sequence TTGCTCAATAATGTCGATTTTCAAGTGCAGTTTCAAACTTATAACCGCCTGAGTACTCGTTTCCCAGATGGAAGCAGGCAGTTTCAGTCTGGTTATGGAGATACAACCATCGGTTTGAGAGTGAACTTTTGGGGAAATGATAGTGGCAAAACGGCTTTTGGAATAGTGACTTCGGTTAAATTTCCCACTAATCAAGATGGTTTGGGAAATAACGCGATCGAAGGTGGCGTTACTTTACCTTTCGTGGTTCAGCTATCGGAGCGGTTGAATCTCGGCTTGCAGACCGCATTTACGTTTAACAAGAACAGCGTAGCTCCTGGATACAATGTAGGCTTTGTTAACAGCGCCAGTTTGGGTTATCAGATTACTCCCAAACTAGCAGCCTACGGGGAGATATTTACCAGTATTACAACCGAGCGTGGCTCAGATTTAATTGCTACCTTTGATACTGGATTAACCTACTTGATTACGGAAAACTTCCAAATTGACGGAGGTATCAACATTGGGCTAACGAAGGCAGCAGATGATTTGAATCCTTTCATCGGCTTTTCAGCCCGTTTCTAG
- a CDS encoding hypothetical protein (hypothetical protein all7594;~similar to AA sequence:cyanobase_aa:LBDG_46610), which produces MLASFINKKLVVSSLVLLSTVTLISCGSNNNSATANQDRVQTPAQTTTPAQGGTTQSREVDRMFLEMMVPHHQSANEMARIELQKGKNPEVKKLAQKIIDEQTREIQQMQTYYKQWYGTELPTMKTSGNMGNMQMSSQMGESMMMSMRQQDNMNQEMLNTLKNSPNVDQEFLRQMTRHHQMATMMAGMVVDSATHPETRKLAQSIVKSQNEEIAQMQQLLRQASAR; this is translated from the coding sequence ATGTTAGCATCATTCATCAACAAAAAGCTTGTAGTTTCTAGCCTTGTTTTACTCAGTACTGTCACCTTAATTAGCTGTGGAAGCAATAACAATAGTGCTACTGCCAACCAAGACCGGGTACAAACTCCCGCTCAAACAACCACCCCAGCGCAAGGCGGAACGACCCAAAGCCGTGAAGTCGATCGAATGTTTCTTGAAATGATGGTGCCGCATCATCAAAGCGCTAACGAGATGGCTAGAATTGAATTGCAGAAAGGCAAAAACCCTGAAGTAAAGAAGTTAGCTCAAAAGATTATCGATGAGCAAACCCGTGAAATTCAGCAGATGCAAACCTACTACAAACAGTGGTATGGAACTGAACTTCCGACGATGAAAACGAGTGGCAACATGGGCAATATGCAAATGTCGAGCCAGATGGGAGAAAGCATGATGATGTCAATGCGTCAGCAAGACAACATGAATCAAGAAATGCTGAATACTCTTAAAAATTCGCCGAATGTCGATCAGGAATTTCTGCGTCAGATGACTCGTCATCACCAGATGGCAACAATGATGGCAGGTATGGTTGTAGACAGCGCAACTCATCCAGAAACTCGCAAACTCGCACAAAGCATCGTGAAAAGCCAAAATGAGGAAATTGCTCAAATGCAGCAATTACTCCGTCAAGCAAGCGCACGTTAG
- a CDS encoding glycoside hydrolase family 24 (similar to AA sequence:cyanobase_aa:Cyan7425_2297) gives MIFLGFSVLLLLIVMIFLLKGFGEKPQPIHDPIYTPPLVMSGGNPHVRALMRTISASESKDSTDPYTLLYGGQHFTDLSRHPNQCVRIISGPNKGNCSTAAGRYQLLTSTWEEKLQAYHSDATGTPDSFEPQAQDAIVYAWLTDHDAWQADIPDLLEQGKLDQVFKLLSPTWTSLGYGIENNPTTPLLSQIYQKALVQEKASTKDSSTTSFKGD, from the coding sequence ATGATCTTCTTGGGGTTCTCTGTTCTTCTGCTGTTGATTGTAATGATTTTTCTATTGAAGGGATTTGGAGAAAAGCCACAACCGATTCATGATCCCATCTACACTCCGCCCTTAGTGATGAGCGGAGGCAATCCCCATGTTCGGGCACTAATGCGAACCATTTCTGCAAGCGAATCCAAAGATTCTACTGACCCTTATACGCTGCTCTACGGAGGGCAGCATTTTACTGATCTAAGCCGTCATCCGAATCAATGCGTTAGAATCATCTCCGGACCTAACAAAGGGAATTGCTCCACTGCCGCCGGACGTTATCAGCTTCTAACTTCAACTTGGGAAGAAAAACTTCAAGCTTATCATTCTGACGCTACAGGAACTCCCGATAGCTTTGAGCCTCAAGCGCAAGACGCGATCGTTTACGCTTGGCTCACTGATCATGATGCTTGGCAAGCCGATATTCCAGATCTGCTTGAGCAGGGAAAACTGGATCAGGTCTTCAAACTCTTGTCTCCCACTTGGACGAGTTTGGGCTATGGCATAGAAAATAATCCGACCACGCCTCTGCTATCTCAAATTTATCAAAAAGCGCTTGTCCAGGAAAAGGCTTCAACAAAAGACTCTAGTACAACTTCTTTCAAAGGTGACTAA